The proteins below are encoded in one region of Maribacter aestuarii:
- a CDS encoding uroporphyrinogen-III synthase, which produces MTHTLQKKIKNVVFTSKNGVESLLTNVSPAELQFENIYCVGRKTRRLIQKKIGKVAHFENNARDLANYLVEFIEGTEVTYFHGNLSLEELPKILEENNITVNAIEAYQTKLSGKQIDDTVEGILFYSPSAIESYLINNKPDKVAYCIGETTATEARKHFKEVKVAKIPDVESVIDLVNEDYR; this is translated from the coding sequence ATCACCCATACCCTTCAGAAAAAAATAAAGAATGTTGTTTTCACCAGTAAAAATGGGGTGGAAAGTCTCCTGACCAATGTTAGTCCGGCCGAATTACAATTTGAAAACATTTACTGTGTTGGGAGAAAAACGCGGCGACTCATCCAGAAAAAAATTGGGAAAGTTGCCCATTTTGAGAACAACGCAAGGGATTTAGCAAATTACTTGGTGGAATTTATTGAAGGTACGGAGGTTACCTATTTTCACGGAAACCTAAGCCTGGAGGAGCTTCCCAAGATATTGGAAGAGAACAACATCACGGTAAACGCGATTGAAGCTTATCAAACTAAACTATCTGGGAAGCAAATTGACGATACGGTAGAGGGAATCTTATTTTATAGTCCATCTGCGATAGAAAGTTACCTGATTAACAACAAACCCGATAAAGTGGCCTACTGTATTGGCGAAACCACGGCTACGGAAGCGCGTAAACATTTTAAAGAGGTTAAAGTGGCCAAAATTCCAGATGTGGAAAGTGTTATTGATTTGGTGAACGAAGATTATAGGTGA
- a CDS encoding GNAT family N-acetyltransferase — MQFEFDNYIIDPIHEKYAWRICDLVTVNSDRFKRFFPFTLAQNLTPTLSTYFVNQKVRQFHNKEEFLYVLKELENRTVIGLVYIKELDWAKKKGELAYCIGYQYEGKGYTTQSVRVLSNYAFEELGLRTLQIIVHKYNYASIRVAEKCGYIWKKTLSKAFTPPNENPLDMELYELDYEG; from the coding sequence ATGCAATTTGAATTTGACAATTATATCATAGACCCTATCCATGAAAAATACGCATGGCGCATCTGTGATTTGGTTACGGTCAATTCAGACAGGTTTAAGCGCTTTTTCCCTTTTACCCTAGCGCAAAACCTAACGCCTACCCTCTCCACCTACTTTGTCAATCAAAAAGTCCGGCAATTTCATAACAAAGAGGAGTTTCTGTATGTACTAAAGGAACTGGAAAACAGGACCGTAATAGGTCTCGTTTATATTAAAGAACTTGACTGGGCGAAGAAAAAGGGCGAGCTTGCCTATTGCATCGGTTATCAATATGAAGGCAAAGGATATACTACGCAAAGTGTTCGGGTACTTTCTAACTATGCCTTCGAGGAATTAGGGTTAAGGACGCTACAAATTATTGTCCATAAATACAATTACGCAAGTATCCGTGTAGCTGAAAAATGTGGGTATATTTGGAAAAAGACTTTATCTAAAGCATTTACGCCACCCAACGAGAATCCATTGGACATGGAACTTTATGAACTTGACTATGAAGGATAA
- a CDS encoding AraC family transcriptional regulator has protein sequence MKEENVATGSFEEILIDDGFYVLKIQNDSSQIEQVKREINRRYIQFHFCLKGGGKFIFNEGNYALEVSEENSLLLYNTQLDLPLNLALSPGSWMVSVVMTIRKFHSLFSDEASYIPFLNAENQEKKYYAQEGVSPAIAVVLSQIINYNLHPTVKKLYIKGKVYELVSLYFNKSTDADIEQCPFLVDEDNVKRIRKAKEIIIANMAEPPSLPELSKEIGLSLKRLKEGFKQIYGDSVYSFLFDYKMDYARRLLESGQYNVSEIGLKIGYSTSSHFIAAFRKKYGTTPKKYVMALANT, from the coding sequence ATGAAAGAAGAAAATGTCGCTACAGGTTCTTTTGAAGAAATTTTAATAGATGACGGTTTTTACGTGCTCAAAATTCAGAACGATAGTTCACAGATTGAACAGGTAAAGCGAGAAATAAACCGGAGGTATATCCAATTTCATTTTTGTTTGAAAGGTGGGGGAAAATTCATTTTCAACGAGGGTAATTATGCGTTAGAGGTTTCCGAGGAAAATTCATTACTACTGTACAATACGCAATTGGACCTCCCATTAAATTTGGCTTTGTCGCCAGGCTCCTGGATGGTTTCCGTTGTGATGACCATACGTAAATTTCATTCCCTTTTTTCGGACGAGGCCAGCTATATTCCTTTCTTAAATGCAGAAAACCAAGAAAAGAAGTATTATGCGCAGGAAGGGGTGTCCCCGGCCATTGCTGTGGTCTTAAGCCAAATTATAAACTACAATTTACATCCCACCGTAAAGAAGCTGTATATAAAGGGAAAGGTATATGAACTTGTTTCCTTATATTTTAACAAAAGCACCGATGCGGATATTGAGCAATGTCCATTTTTGGTTGATGAGGATAATGTGAAACGCATACGTAAGGCAAAGGAAATTATTATTGCCAATATGGCGGAACCACCATCACTTCCTGAACTTTCTAAGGAAATAGGGCTTAGCCTTAAACGACTAAAAGAAGGTTTTAAGCAAATTTACGGGGATTCCGTTTACAGTTTCCTATTTGATTACAAGATGGATTATGCCAGAAGACTTTTAGAATCCGGTCAATATAACGTAAGTGAAATAGGTCTTAAGATAGGTTACAGTACTTCCAGCCATTTTATTGCGGCTTTCCGCAAAAAGTATGGTACTACGCCTAAAAAATACGTAATGGCCTTGGCGAATACATAG
- a CDS encoding DUF4421 domain-containing protein → MDLKYKFLICALLFLKLGMGQDSTYIRTFPEKITVRLGLQNTANSFTLQDSESNITTEFIPNDKTYLGLSLLFRSIELDLGYAPSFLSENQDNEGSKLFTLNFRMFLGQWMQTLDFYNQEGFFIESGEEIISFPELNTLKIGGSTSYIFNRRFSFRAIGFQNEWQKKSAGSFIPRLTYYYTRFGIDGSSLKETNDHSIDIAIGPGYYYNLIIAKHFIASAGATVGIGLNFSTSQGETTTSELAQFAFRTALGYNSEKVFTGINLNAQVLAHAEDETTQVDDNIAFVELYLGYRFNAPKKWVQKADNFNKKFGLD, encoded by the coding sequence ATGGATTTAAAATATAAGTTCTTAATATGTGCCTTGTTGTTCCTTAAACTAGGCATGGGTCAAGATAGCACCTACATAAGAACATTTCCTGAAAAAATTACCGTTAGACTTGGGTTACAAAATACAGCGAACAGTTTTACACTACAAGATTCGGAAAGTAATATAACTACAGAATTTATACCCAATGACAAGACCTACCTGGGACTGTCCTTACTCTTCAGGTCAATAGAATTGGACTTGGGCTACGCCCCAAGTTTTTTATCCGAAAATCAGGACAATGAAGGGTCCAAGCTCTTTACCCTTAATTTCAGGATGTTTCTGGGACAATGGATGCAGACCTTGGATTTTTATAACCAAGAAGGCTTCTTTATTGAAAGTGGGGAAGAAATTATTTCCTTTCCGGAGCTAAATACGCTGAAAATAGGCGGTTCAACCTCTTATATTTTTAACAGAAGATTTTCGTTCAGGGCCATAGGGTTTCAAAATGAATGGCAAAAAAAGAGTGCAGGTAGCTTTATTCCCAGATTAACTTATTACTACACGCGATTTGGGATAGATGGCTCGTCACTTAAGGAAACCAACGACCACTCTATTGATATCGCCATTGGGCCGGGATACTATTATAATTTAATAATTGCAAAACACTTTATAGCTTCGGCAGGGGCGACTGTAGGTATAGGATTGAACTTTTCAACGTCCCAAGGGGAAACTACAACCTCTGAGCTCGCGCAGTTCGCCTTTAGGACAGCTTTGGGCTATAATTCCGAAAAGGTTTTTACCGGCATAAATCTAAATGCCCAAGTATTGGCCCATGCCGAGGATGAAACCACTCAAGTAGATGATAACATCGCTTTTGTTGAATTGTATTTGGGATACCGATTTAACGCTCCCAAGAAATGGGTGCAAAAGGCGGATAACTTCAATAAAAAGTTTGGGCTGGACTAG
- the hemA gene encoding glutamyl-tRNA reductase gives MKDYHISRHSSFYTIGLNYKKADAEVRGKFSLDETAMKEILLKAKEQGIDGLLATSTCNRTELHGFAQHPFQLIKLLCDHSNGTVEEFQEVAYVYKNNEAIVHLFRVGTGLDSQILGDFEIISQLKQSFNRSKKLGIANPFIERLCNAVIQASKRIKNETEISSGATSVAFASVQYILKNVTDITEKNILLFGTGKIGRNTCENLIKHTKNPHITLINRTKDKAEKIAGKFNLTVKDYGDLQTEIRKADVLVVATGAQKPTVCKELIYTKNSLLILDLSVPKNVDDNVSELENVKVIHLDHLSQMTDDTLERRKQFIPQAEIIIEEVMTDFIKWLETRKFAPVIKALKKKLKTMKDEELDYQSKKTADFDSEHAAIISDRIIQKITKQFANHLKDDSVDSDSSLELIQKVFQLELGQQ, from the coding sequence ATGAAGGATTACCATATTTCCAGACATAGTTCCTTTTATACCATTGGCCTCAACTACAAAAAGGCCGATGCTGAAGTTCGCGGTAAATTTAGTTTGGACGAAACCGCGATGAAGGAAATTCTGCTAAAGGCAAAAGAGCAGGGCATAGATGGCCTTTTGGCTACTTCTACCTGCAATAGAACGGAACTCCACGGTTTTGCCCAGCACCCCTTTCAACTGATTAAATTGCTCTGTGACCATTCCAACGGCACCGTAGAAGAATTTCAGGAGGTGGCGTATGTATACAAAAATAACGAAGCCATTGTCCATTTGTTTCGCGTGGGCACTGGTTTGGACAGTCAAATATTAGGAGATTTTGAGATTATAAGTCAGTTGAAACAAAGCTTTAATCGCTCCAAAAAATTAGGGATTGCGAATCCTTTTATTGAAAGACTTTGCAATGCGGTCATTCAGGCCAGTAAACGTATAAAGAATGAAACTGAAATCTCTTCTGGGGCCACTTCAGTAGCTTTTGCTTCTGTACAGTACATTCTAAAGAACGTAACTGATATTACGGAAAAGAATATCCTCTTGTTCGGCACCGGAAAAATCGGAAGAAATACCTGCGAAAACTTAATTAAGCATACCAAGAATCCGCATATTACCTTAATTAACCGCACCAAGGACAAGGCTGAGAAAATAGCAGGCAAATTTAATCTTACGGTGAAGGATTACGGCGATTTGCAGACCGAAATTCGAAAGGCCGATGTTCTTGTAGTAGCTACGGGAGCTCAAAAACCTACAGTCTGTAAGGAACTTATTTATACTAAAAATTCATTATTGATACTAGATTTGTCCGTTCCCAAAAATGTGGACGACAACGTATCCGAATTGGAAAACGTAAAAGTTATTCATCTGGATCATCTTTCCCAAATGACGGATGATACCTTAGAACGCAGGAAGCAGTTCATTCCCCAAGCGGAAATTATCATTGAAGAGGTCATGACCGATTTTATCAAGTGGCTAGAGACAAGAAAATTTGCGCCAGTGATAAAGGCCCTTAAAAAGAAATTGAAGACCATGAAGGATGAGGAGTTGGACTATCAATCCAAAAAAACAGCTGATTTTGATTCCGAACACGCCGCTATCATTTCTGACCGTATCATTCAAAAAATTACAAAGCAATTTGCCAATCACCTGAAGGACGATTCGGTGGACTCCGATTCCAGTCTGGAACTGATTCAAAAAGTCTTTCAACTAGAATTGGGCCAGCAATGA
- a CDS encoding DEAD/DEAH box helicase family protein — translation MALFGTPLTFKFPWREYQGKFLDGFQDHIIDNHLHVVAPPGSGKTILGLEMLLRIGKPTLVLAPTLTIRNQWKARLVDFFEPTPHKETLSISIKIPKLITFSTYQSLFALQKSFGENASQQLVEFIVAHNIETLVLDEAHHLKNEWWNCLFELKAIKNLTIVSLTATPPYDSSALEISRYFELCGPIDDEIAVPDLIKNGDLCPHQDFIYFSRPDNAQIKYIVKYREQIIDFMQSLSANTAFQAFLKGLDIYASIETSLELIYENPQFFSSILIYLKAAGNEIEPDKLKILGFKTKDINFPSFTYEWSQCLLQEILVKQRENFAEQEAILMPIEKELRSIGVLERQKVDFIGNQHLYRNLANSPSKLKSIYEILKDTLEDLKSETRAVVLTDYIRKEFLDFHGSDLTKLNKLGVISIFHYLMAQDRFERRIGVLTGSLVILNSSALEALSLLIPGSNFKMQELNFLDDFYFIKVPESGKNKIVAAVTRLFENGTINVLIGTKALLGEGWDAPSINNLVLASYVGSFVSSNQMRGRAIRVDADIADKTGAIWHLACLDPTAEDGGKDMEKLKQRFKAFNGVSLRNEPFIENGITRLGLPETLNADLDIVALNGKMLQEAKNRSGLKERWHTAIDQGNLLIRSLKVPYEKEIPYDKTKRLAGLNAVKYLSVQIIVGVSFFLPEFLAKNLGTILNKGWLSFMYLLASALILGFGPKTIKALKVYFLFGNQFKKTKKIANAVLAHLISQNLFTKASKEIKIISEQRSTGTFMIYLEGANQHNGNLFVGILNEIIAPIENPRYLLVNQSWLKRKLGFRNYYVVPGQFARRKEDALVFKKYWNTHVDGSKILFTRNIEGRKQLLKARFAHMRYQFEEVPEETITWK, via the coding sequence TTGGCATTATTCGGAACACCGTTAACTTTTAAATTTCCATGGCGGGAGTATCAAGGGAAATTTCTAGATGGTTTTCAAGATCACATTATAGATAATCACCTTCATGTTGTTGCCCCTCCAGGTTCTGGCAAGACGATACTAGGTTTAGAGATGCTCCTGCGTATTGGTAAACCAACTTTGGTGTTGGCCCCAACCCTTACTATTCGAAATCAATGGAAGGCCAGGCTTGTAGATTTTTTTGAACCTACTCCGCACAAAGAGACACTTTCAATTTCTATTAAAATACCTAAACTCATTACGTTTTCTACTTACCAATCCCTGTTTGCACTTCAAAAATCGTTTGGGGAAAATGCCAGTCAGCAATTAGTGGAATTCATTGTAGCGCACAATATTGAAACCTTGGTCTTGGATGAGGCCCATCATTTAAAAAATGAATGGTGGAACTGCCTTTTTGAACTAAAAGCAATAAAAAACTTGACTATAGTTTCTTTAACGGCAACCCCGCCTTATGATAGTTCTGCCCTGGAGATTAGTCGCTATTTTGAATTGTGCGGCCCTATAGACGACGAAATCGCGGTACCAGATTTGATTAAAAATGGCGACCTCTGTCCGCATCAGGATTTTATTTATTTCTCCAGACCGGATAATGCACAGATTAAGTATATCGTAAAGTATAGAGAGCAGATAATAGATTTCATGCAAAGTCTATCGGCAAATACTGCTTTTCAAGCTTTTTTAAAGGGACTGGACATCTACGCTAGCATAGAAACATCCTTAGAGCTTATCTATGAGAATCCTCAATTCTTCTCCTCTATACTTATCTATTTGAAAGCCGCCGGTAACGAAATTGAACCAGATAAGCTTAAAATCCTAGGGTTTAAGACCAAGGATATAAATTTCCCTTCCTTCACGTATGAATGGTCCCAATGTTTGTTACAGGAAATTTTGGTAAAGCAAAGAGAGAACTTTGCTGAACAAGAAGCTATTTTAATGCCCATAGAAAAAGAATTACGCAGTATTGGGGTGCTGGAAAGACAGAAGGTGGATTTTATTGGAAACCAACATTTATATAGGAACCTGGCCAATAGCCCTAGTAAATTGAAAAGTATCTATGAGATACTAAAAGACACCTTAGAAGACTTAAAATCGGAAACAAGAGCCGTAGTCTTAACCGATTATATCCGAAAAGAGTTTTTAGATTTTCATGGATCAGACCTTACAAAACTCAATAAACTTGGTGTTATATCCATTTTTCACTATTTGATGGCACAAGATAGATTCGAAAGGCGAATAGGGGTTCTTACTGGCTCACTCGTCATCTTGAACAGTTCTGCTTTGGAGGCATTAAGTCTATTAATACCCGGAAGTAATTTTAAAATGCAGGAACTCAATTTTCTAGATGACTTTTATTTTATTAAGGTTCCGGAAAGTGGTAAAAATAAAATTGTAGCTGCTGTGACTAGATTATTTGAAAACGGAACTATTAATGTACTAATTGGTACCAAAGCTTTATTAGGCGAAGGCTGGGACGCACCAAGTATTAATAACTTGGTATTGGCCTCTTATGTAGGTTCTTTTGTTTCTTCTAATCAAATGCGTGGAAGGGCTATTCGTGTTGATGCGGACATTGCCGATAAAACAGGTGCTATTTGGCATTTGGCCTGCTTGGACCCTACAGCCGAAGATGGAGGTAAGGATATGGAAAAATTGAAACAACGGTTCAAAGCATTTAATGGAGTCTCATTGCGAAACGAACCTTTTATAGAAAATGGGATAACACGATTAGGGTTGCCCGAAACATTAAATGCCGATTTAGATATTGTTGCCTTAAACGGCAAAATGCTACAGGAAGCTAAAAATCGTTCGGGATTAAAAGAACGATGGCATACAGCTATAGATCAGGGTAATTTGCTTATTCGATCTTTAAAGGTGCCTTACGAAAAAGAAATACCATATGATAAAACCAAGCGTTTAGCGGGCTTGAACGCCGTAAAATATCTATCGGTTCAAATTATAGTTGGTGTATCCTTCTTTTTGCCAGAATTTCTAGCGAAGAATTTGGGTACTATTTTGAACAAGGGTTGGCTTTCATTTATGTATTTATTAGCGAGTGCCCTTATACTTGGATTTGGGCCAAAAACTATAAAAGCCTTAAAAGTATACTTCCTCTTCGGTAATCAATTTAAAAAAACCAAAAAGATCGCCAATGCAGTGCTTGCTCATCTAATTAGTCAAAATTTATTTACCAAGGCATCTAAGGAAATCAAAATTATCTCCGAGCAAAGGTCCACAGGTACTTTTATGATTTACCTGGAAGGTGCCAATCAACATAACGGTAATTTATTCGTTGGAATTTTGAATGAGATTATTGCACCGATAGAAAATCCCAGATATCTATTAGTAAACCAGAGTTGGCTGAAAAGAAAATTAGGCTTTCGTAATTACTACGTTGTGCCAGGCCAATTTGCTAGAAGGAAGGAGGATGCCCTGGTTTTTAAAAAATATTGGAATACGCACGTAGATGGTTCCAAAATACTATTCACTCGAAACATAGAAGGTAGAAAACAATTACTTAAAGCACGTTTTGCACACATGCGATATCAGTTTGAGGAAGTTCCTGAGGAGACGATTACTTGGAAATAA
- the hemC gene encoding hydroxymethylbilane synthase produces MNRIIRIGTRDSELALWQANTVKDQLEALGHKAALVPVKSTGDLVLDKPLYEMGITGIFTKTLDVAMLKGEIDIAVHSMKDVPTSLPKGIVQAAVLKRGNYLDILAFKGNEEFLGQREGTIATGSLRRKAQWLNRYPTHTVTDLRGNVDTRYQKLKDNDWNGAIFAAAGLERIGLEPDNTIGLTWMLPAPAQGAVMVVAMESDTEIREICESLNHTETEICTGLEREFLRELEGGCSAPIGALAYINKEEVVTLKGVLLTVDGAKKLEVELTAPLGKHQKLGIDCANSILSRGGKRLMNELHYDSLKTTIFSTKQLTEAQLRHFDSAVRVDSEDFIKISPNRISPIPFRKK; encoded by the coding sequence ATGAACAGAATTATCAGAATAGGCACACGCGATAGTGAGTTGGCACTATGGCAAGCCAATACCGTTAAAGATCAATTAGAAGCGCTCGGTCATAAAGCCGCCTTAGTTCCTGTAAAATCTACCGGGGATTTGGTATTGGATAAACCCCTTTATGAAATGGGAATTACAGGGATTTTTACCAAAACCTTGGATGTCGCCATGCTTAAGGGAGAAATTGACATTGCCGTCCATTCCATGAAAGACGTTCCCACATCACTCCCAAAGGGCATAGTACAAGCTGCCGTTCTAAAAAGGGGTAATTATTTGGATATTTTGGCCTTTAAGGGCAACGAAGAGTTTTTAGGTCAAAGGGAAGGTACCATTGCCACCGGAAGTCTCCGCAGAAAAGCACAATGGCTAAATCGCTACCCAACCCATACTGTAACGGATTTAAGGGGTAACGTAGATACTAGGTATCAAAAACTTAAGGACAACGATTGGAACGGGGCAATTTTTGCAGCAGCTGGTCTGGAACGTATTGGTCTTGAGCCCGATAATACCATTGGACTAACGTGGATGCTGCCCGCACCTGCACAGGGTGCCGTTATGGTCGTCGCCATGGAGTCCGATACAGAAATCCGTGAAATTTGTGAATCGTTAAACCATACCGAAACTGAAATTTGCACAGGATTAGAACGGGAATTCCTAAGAGAATTGGAAGGCGGATGTAGTGCACCCATTGGCGCTTTGGCCTATATCAACAAAGAAGAGGTGGTTACTTTAAAAGGAGTTCTACTAACAGTTGACGGTGCAAAAAAATTAGAAGTAGAACTTACCGCCCCACTGGGAAAACACCAAAAATTGGGTATTGATTGCGCCAATAGTATTTTGAGTCGGGGAGGGAAGCGTTTAATGAACGAATTACATTACGACAGTTTAAAAACTACCATTTTTTCTACAAAACAATTAACGGAAGCACAGTTAAGACATTTTGATAGTGCTGTTCGTGTGGATTCTGAAGATTTTATTAAGATAAGCCCGAACAGGATATCACCCATACCCTTCAGAAAAAAATAA
- the hemE gene encoding uroporphyrinogen decarboxylase — protein sequence MIKNDLFLKALKRETVDRPPVWMMRQAGRYLPEFMEIKHKYDFFTRCQTPELASEITVQPIRRYGMDAAILFSDILVIPQAMNIEVEMKPNFGPYLPNPIRSKKDLDSVIVPDVNEALDYVMQAIKATKEKLNDEVPLIGFAGSPWTILCYCVQGQGSKTFDKAKELCFTQPLVAHELLQKITDTTIAYLKAKVKAGVDAVQVFDSWGGMLSPVDYQEFSWVYIQQIIDALKDDAPVIVFGKGCWFALGDMAKSGASALGVDWTCSARNARYLSGGKITLQGNFDPARLLSPPSEIKKMVTQMINEFGKDYYIANLGHGILPNVPVENAKAFIDAVKEWKAQE from the coding sequence ATGATAAAAAACGACCTTTTCCTGAAAGCCCTAAAAAGGGAGACTGTAGATAGACCTCCTGTTTGGATGATGCGCCAAGCGGGTCGGTATTTGCCGGAATTCATGGAAATCAAGCATAAGTATGATTTCTTTACCCGTTGCCAAACCCCGGAACTTGCATCCGAGATAACGGTACAACCAATCCGCAGATACGGAATGGATGCAGCCATTCTTTTTAGCGATATTCTGGTTATTCCTCAGGCCATGAATATTGAAGTGGAGATGAAACCCAATTTTGGGCCATACTTACCAAACCCAATTCGTTCCAAGAAAGATTTGGACAGCGTAATTGTCCCTGATGTAAATGAAGCGTTGGATTATGTGATGCAAGCCATAAAGGCCACGAAGGAAAAACTAAACGATGAAGTCCCCTTAATCGGTTTTGCAGGGTCTCCGTGGACCATATTATGCTATTGTGTTCAGGGCCAAGGCAGTAAAACTTTCGATAAAGCCAAAGAACTTTGCTTTACCCAACCCCTTGTAGCCCATGAGCTATTGCAAAAAATCACGGATACGACGATCGCTTACTTAAAAGCAAAAGTAAAGGCCGGCGTAGATGCCGTTCAGGTTTTTGATTCTTGGGGTGGAATGCTTTCTCCGGTGGATTACCAAGAATTTTCCTGGGTGTACATTCAGCAAATTATAGATGCGCTAAAAGATGATGCTCCCGTAATTGTTTTTGGGAAGGGATGCTGGTTCGCTTTGGGAGACATGGCAAAATCCGGAGCATCGGCTTTGGGCGTAGATTGGACCTGCTCTGCGCGAAATGCCCGTTATTTATCTGGAGGTAAGATTACACTCCAAGGTAACTTTGACCCAGCACGTTTGTTATCACCACCTTCGGAAATCAAAAAAATGGTCACCCAAATGATTAATGAGTTTGGAAAAGACTACTATATTGCTAATCTAGGTCACGGTATTTTACCCAATGTACCCGTAGAAAATGCCAAAGCTTTCATTGATGCGGTGAAGGAGTGGAAAGCCCAGGAATAG
- a CDS encoding PhzF family phenazine biosynthesis protein, with protein MKQKIYQIDAFTDTVFGGNPAAVCILEAWLPDSLMQQIAAENNLAETAFAVPHGNDYELRWFTPELEVDLCGHATLATAFVLFNYYGFDKDTLRFISPRSGELLVTKSSNGTMTMDFPTDELVTVASQPNINEAIGKIPLETFKGKTDYMIIYDAQETIEAIRPNFHLLNQLDCRGVIVSAPGKEVDFVSRFFAPQCGIPEDPVTGSAHTTLAPYWSRKLDKTVMSAKQLSVRGGDLTCEFLGNRIKISGSAVCYLIGEITI; from the coding sequence ATGAAACAAAAAATCTATCAAATAGATGCCTTTACAGATACCGTTTTCGGGGGTAATCCTGCGGCGGTGTGCATTTTAGAAGCTTGGCTTCCCGACTCCCTAATGCAACAAATTGCTGCGGAAAACAATTTGGCCGAGACCGCTTTTGCCGTACCCCATGGAAATGATTACGAGTTGCGTTGGTTTACTCCGGAATTAGAAGTAGACCTCTGTGGACATGCCACCTTGGCAACCGCCTTTGTCCTGTTCAACTATTACGGGTTTGACAAAGATACACTTCGGTTTATTTCACCTAGAAGTGGTGAGCTTTTGGTTACAAAAAGCTCCAACGGCACTATGACCATGGATTTTCCTACGGATGAGTTAGTAACGGTAGCATCGCAACCGAACATCAATGAGGCCATTGGTAAGATTCCGCTGGAAACATTTAAAGGAAAAACCGACTATATGATCATTTATGATGCACAAGAAACTATAGAAGCCATCCGTCCCAACTTTCATTTGTTAAACCAACTGGATTGTAGAGGTGTCATTGTTTCCGCACCTGGAAAGGAGGTAGATTTTGTTTCCCGATTTTTTGCGCCGCAGTGCGGCATCCCTGAAGACCCGGTTACTGGATCGGCCCATACTACCTTGGCACCCTATTGGTCCAGAAAATTGGATAAAACAGTAATGTCCGCCAAACAGCTTTCGGTACGGGGCGGTGATTTAACCTGCGAATTCCTTGGAAATCGAATTAAAATCTCAGGGAGCGCCGTTTGCTATTTGATCGGGGAAATTACTATTTAA
- the hemF gene encoding oxygen-dependent coproporphyrinogen oxidase — MKDKFYTYIQQLQDTITSKLEEVDGKASFKEDIWERPEGGGGRTRVIENGDVFEKGGVNISGVHGELPKSMQTYFGVADADFFACGLSLVLHPKNPMVPTAHANWRYFEMYDKTGTIVDQWFGGGQDLTPYYLFEEDAKHFHTICKSACDPHHPDFYDTYKKRCDDYFWNAHRDEARGIGGLFFDYCKATNEMTMQDWYNFVTAVGDSFLTSYIPIVLKRKDLEYSTVQRDWQEIRRGRYVEFNLVHDKGTLFGLKTNGRIESILMSLPPHVQWRYDHQPEKGSDEERLIQVLRHPKTWI; from the coding sequence ATGAAGGATAAATTTTACACCTACATTCAACAATTACAGGACACCATCACCTCAAAATTGGAAGAAGTAGACGGCAAAGCCTCTTTTAAGGAGGATATTTGGGAACGTCCCGAGGGCGGTGGTGGCAGAACAAGGGTCATAGAGAACGGTGATGTTTTTGAAAAAGGCGGTGTTAATATTTCAGGAGTGCATGGGGAACTACCAAAAAGCATGCAAACCTATTTTGGCGTGGCAGATGCCGATTTCTTTGCCTGTGGCTTGAGTCTTGTTTTACATCCTAAAAACCCTATGGTTCCCACGGCTCATGCCAATTGGCGATATTTTGAAATGTACGACAAAACAGGAACTATCGTAGATCAGTGGTTTGGCGGGGGACAAGATTTGACGCCCTACTATTTGTTTGAAGAAGATGCCAAACATTTTCATACCATATGTAAATCGGCCTGCGACCCACATCACCCAGATTTTTACGATACCTACAAAAAAAGATGCGATGACTATTTCTGGAATGCGCATCGTGATGAAGCTAGAGGTATTGGTGGACTCTTTTTCGATTATTGTAAAGCCACCAACGAGATGACCATGCAGGACTGGTATAATTTTGTCACTGCGGTTGGAGATAGTTTTTTGACAAGTTACATACCGATTGTTCTAAAAAGAAAAGACCTCGAATATTCAACCGTACAAAGGGATTGGCAGGAAATACGCCGTGGAAGGTACGTGGAATTCAATCTGGTCCACGATAAAGGAACCTTGTTCGGGTTAAAGACCAATGGACGGATTGAAAGTATATTAATGAGCTTACCGCCACATGTCCAATGGCGCTATGACCACCAACCAGAAAAAGGAAGCGATGAGGAACGGCTGATTCAGGTTTTAAGGCATCCAAAAACATGGATTTAA